In one window of Nevskiales bacterium DNA:
- a CDS encoding FimV/HubP family polar landmark protein: MRKRALAAIFCLAWLADSAWALGLGDIQVYSALNQPLRAEIPLFAVKPGEIPLINVQLASSDAFARAGVERLPVLNDLRFRVVEGASPDQAVLQVTTLQSVREPFVSMLLEIDWPEGRLVREYTLLLDPPVIASGQVARQPQTSFGEPRSPGGYPGLEESPPRATAAGGDGRSYGPVRAQETLWSIAYALRPDDSIPMRQMMQAIYEANPEAFDGSISRIRAGSMLRIPPADEIR, encoded by the coding sequence GGCCTTGGGCCTCGGCGACATCCAGGTTTATTCCGCCCTCAATCAGCCGCTGCGGGCGGAAATCCCGCTGTTCGCCGTCAAGCCGGGCGAAATTCCCCTGATCAACGTCCAGCTCGCATCCAGCGATGCATTCGCGCGGGCGGGCGTGGAGCGCTTGCCGGTACTGAATGACCTGCGCTTCCGCGTCGTCGAAGGTGCGTCCCCGGACCAGGCCGTGCTGCAGGTCACTACGCTGCAGTCGGTGCGCGAGCCTTTCGTGTCGATGCTGCTGGAGATCGATTGGCCCGAGGGCCGGCTGGTGCGCGAGTACACCCTGCTGCTGGACCCGCCGGTGATCGCGTCCGGGCAGGTTGCTCGACAGCCGCAGACCAGCTTCGGCGAGCCCCGCTCGCCCGGCGGCTATCCGGGCCTAGAGGAATCGCCGCCGCGTGCGACCGCAGCGGGCGGTGACGGGCGCAGCTACGGCCCGGTTCGGGCGCAGGAAACGCTGTGGAGCATCGCCTATGCGCTGCGCCCGGACGACAGCATCCCGATGAGACAGATGATGCAGGCCATCTACGAGGCCAATCCCGAGGCCTTCGACGGCAGCATCAGCCGCATTCGTGCCGGGAGCATGCTGCGCATCCCCCCCGCCGACGAGATTCG